In Arachis stenosperma cultivar V10309 chromosome 1, arast.V10309.gnm1.PFL2, whole genome shotgun sequence, one DNA window encodes the following:
- the LOC130978441 gene encoding protein FAR1-RELATED SEQUENCE 5-like, translated as MYEEKHMWATAYIRGKFFAGFRTTSRCEGLHSVVARYVGSRYDLTSFVEHFQRCVAHLRFKEFNVDYESTRGVPVIETCIELLERYTAELYTHEIFLLFRPFLSRAGSMRVLNIENNDDCIKYIVCKHGRPDFMWTIDFRQEEMIFMRTYLRMESFGIPCEHIVKVLVDRDICEISRSLILDRWIKKVKSALNDPSGFTRDAVVISRQNALMEFSKQLAAVAAKVPERYEETRDIIMGLYSSYKAADEGTNQPQSGVAKSSNPYVHQSGVGSGQPSRKKRQRCSVCQMEGHKKTTCPWQKDIDNNVIEDEANGSDDGNMYTKPMADIDSDD; from the coding sequence ATGTATGAAGAGAAGCATATGTGGGCTACTGCATATATAAGGGGAAAATTCTTTGCTGGATTTAGAACTACCTCAAGATGTGAAGGTTTACACTCAGTTGTGGCAAGGTATGTGGGGTCGCGGTATGATTTGACAAGTTTTGTAGAGCATTTTCAAAGGTGTGTTGCACACTTGCGCTTTAAAGAATTTAATGTTGATTATGAATCTACACGTGGGGTGCCCGTCATAGAGACTTGTATAGAGCTGCTAGAGAGATATACTGCTGAGTTATACACTCATGAGATATTTCTTCTGTTTCGGCCATTTCTCTCTAGAGCTGGATCAATGCGGGTGCTAAACATAGAGAATAATGATGATTGCATAAAGTACATTGTGTGTAAGCATGGGAGGCCCGATTTTATGTGGACCATTGATTTTCGTCAAGAAGAAATGATCTTCATGCGTACCTATTTAAGAATGGAGTCATTTGGAATTCCCTGTGAACATATTGTGAAAGTTCTGGTTGACAGAGATATTTGTGAGATTTCCCGATCATTGATATTGGATAGATGGATAAAAAAGGTTAAATCAGCACTCAATGATCCAAGTGGGTTCACCAGGGATGCTGTTGTTATTAGTCGTCAAAATGCCTTGATGGAATTTTCAAAGCAATTGGCTGCTGTTGCTGCTAAAGTACCAGAGAGATATGAAGAGACACGTGACATAATTATGGGATTGTACTCATCTTACAAGGCTGCAGACGAAGGCACTAATCAACCTCAGTCAGGTGTAGCTAAAAGTAGCAATCCGTATGTGCATCAAAGTGGTGTAGGCTCAGGACAACCATCTAGGAAGAAGAGGCAACGTTGTAGTGTTTGTCAAATGGAAGGACATAAGAAGACAACATGTCCTTGGCAAAAGGACATTGACAACAACGTTATAGAAGATGAAGCTAATGGTTCGGATGATGGCAACATGTATACCAAACCGATGGCTGATATAGATAGTGATGATTAA